In one Yarrowia lipolytica chromosome 1A, complete sequence genomic region, the following are encoded:
- a CDS encoding uncharacterized protein (Compare to YALI0A16566g, some similarities with wi|NCU02000.1 Neurospora crassa NCU02000.1 hypothetical protein, similar to Saccharomyces cerevisiae YSF3 (YNL138W-A); ancestral locus Anc_2.126) yields the protein MADKLREQQLFQLSQSRYLGVGNPDTTKQEWQTNVARDSYASYIGHPGVLSHMSLALGQTEAETRIQFLDKLAKVGTQPKHENGDR from the exons ATG GCTGACAAACTCCGAGAACAACAGCTCTTCCAGCTCTCACAGTCCCGGTACCTCGGCGTGGGAAACCCAGATACCACAAAACAAGAATGGCAGACCAACGTAGCCCGTGACTCGTATGCCTCGTACATTGGCCATCCCGGAGTTCTTTCACACATGTCTCTGGCGCTTGGCCAAACCGAAGCTGAAACCCGAATTCAGTTCCTcgacaagctggccaaggttGGAACACAACCGAAGCATGAAAATGGCGACAGATGA
- a CDS encoding uncharacterized protein (Compare to YALI0A16588g, weakly similar to uniprot|P53552 Saccharomyces cerevisiae YNL139c RLR1 regulatory protein, similar to Saccharomyces cerevisiae RLR1 (YNL139C); ancestral locus Anc_2.125), with translation MTDLASSLLASTHQFVTQSIIDDWNTSGRDELLDVIRRNVDGDSITLVKILIELFGNIIDGSLTLDERLASVFEEVLTLPFPNAEQTLLMMFSFFGYHESLSKLPKLLENTISTSSWMLYVNDGNLLTQIGIVSPMFEKKIIRERTTIFYRQRRHNLLREETEGYSKLMVELSNVVAASKHIRDTAKLAAETAANIVSLIGYFHLDPIRTLDIFLNVFILDITYTSEVMIEVLAQTPFWEEGVPNYEAAQLLGMKLVGANAAQHGKQSGNTCAAVALLIQRGFIKFEAIYPFLEPLESQVTAQKDLYYEELRNKPSVSGMASLGNALAMVQFDGEGGDTDAVEEEVVTLDPTIHTHLLQALLTRGIMEPSFFILSKFPWLPGAFPLVSRLIYRLFEGGLSPLYDAYRPFEEVNELTQVKKLPSQSNDSVLTTPRPRVGMSQPCIYPFDSEGGETRFFDTTDSWKEAVVPVNNKEELMDQSKRLIGLTGPHLCYNLRLFAKLCRIATACLSQDPSWWYDYLRLFILPSVALISTNPLALAEVFKVVKQFPADVRFRLYGEWNFGILKSCPELRIATLNTEKETKRVLKRLSKQNVREMMRKLAKISYANPLPTFTAFVSQVESYDNLSDLVVEAAKYFTDLGWDALPFVIILQLTSSGRDTVQKDGLNDRKWLQSLAHFTGRLCSRYSVMMDCWPIFDLLIKQLHCQDSSMLVVLREILVSMTGVAQQQNISPEQALNLGFSPQLKYSVFKVIGDSRLDKEKPANRLFNTLGGQRALELFILLAQTQQKLAFLPDNSSVHQKVLALRHDEVTGVLNQYIEAVTWFVKPLEKFAATFASVVDLVTKYDVSPAYAFALWRPMLSQQIKSDPSVLKSLRDGLPSPEHISPSLYVTFWQLSLYDIYYDHGVYEAELARLSKSKKSSNAGELADEDKTHTLHNMKTKIRLSAEKDSYFPCEMDIASDGAKILRKMQISELLASCVLPRAILSAVDALYSAHFVITLHQLGTLNFSTLGVLDQIFNSQLLVPTLYTCTAGETENLGLFYHEILAILNSWRAKPEEYVAEGLGGLTGTSGEAAGTYRFPGFRLAYGIGDNKKENMLDHDMLRTVVEKWHRKIHITVAECLSRDDYMSRRNAIIFLRSVVGEFPLVAGHGVDVSKRLEKIAKTETREDIKLAALSLLGHVTRTEVSWIEVYDFKPMKEEDRKVEMAKANKRVMARKKAIEDAKEKAALDVERREKESRESAKPEARDAQRDSRDLDKARDVESRVSSARSSRATSPRREREREREREREQRNKERIRDRERDPRDSRDLRDPRDGRDSRDARDSRDGRESRDGRDAREGRDSRDGRDSRDSRDSRDSRDSRDSRESDRKRRRGKEEPASLPAKPPVRPRGDGGSSRDGSSRDGSSRDQPPRDVPVRDAPRRFGDSENLSIESRMSRRAGGGESDTVPPPPPPPSGPRSSREREREARARERERDAASGAIPSRPARDRERERDQRNKERENDRERDRRRAEDPNRIQIGRAVRETRGGVSGSGGSAGSGSGSSRDAASRDSASRDGPSRDGSSRDNGSSRDPGSRDSSSRDNGSSSRSWNREPPREPRRGSSNGDGRFSSRKHSSSTQDDSRGEKRRRMGR, from the exons ATGACGGACTTGGCTTCGTCTTTGCTTGCAAGCACCCACCAGTTTGTGACCCAATCGATCATCGACGACTGGAACACCAGCGGCCGCGATGAATT actcGACGTGATCCGACGCAACGTCGACGGCGACAGCATCACCCTCGTGAAGATTCTCATAGAGCTCTTCGGCAACATTATCGACGGCTCCCTCACCCTTGATGAACGTCTGGCCAGCGTATTCGAGGAAGTGCTCACCTTGCCCTTCCCAAACGCCGAACAGACGCTGCTCATGatgttctccttctttggATACCACGAGTCGCTGTCAAAACTCCCCAAGTTGCTCGAAAACACGATATCGACGTCCTCGTGGATGCTCTATGTCAACGACGGCAACCTGTTGACCCAAATCGGCATAGTTTCACCCATGTTTGAAAAGAAAATTATCAGAGAACGAACCACAATCTTCTACAGACAGCGACGACACAACCTGCTTCGAGAGGAGACAGAGGGATACTCCAAGCTGATGGTGGAGCTAAGCAATGTTGTTGCGGCATCCAAACACATTAGGGACACTGCCAAACTCGCCGCTGAGACTGCTGCGAACATCGTCTCGCTTATCGGATACTTTCACCTCGATCCCATCCGTACGCTGGACATTTTTCTCAACGTGTTCATTCTCGACATTACATACACCTCGGAGGTGATGATTGAGGTTCTAGCACAGACGCCGTTTTGGGAGGAAGGTGTCCCCAACTACGAGGCTGCCCAGCTGTTGGGTATGAAGCTGGTTGGAGCAAACGCCGCTCAGCATGGAAAGCAGTCGGGGAACACATGTGCTGCGGTGGCGCTGTTGATCCAGCGGGGCTTCATCAAGTTCGAAGCCATTTATCCTTTTCTGGAGCCTCTCGAATCTCAGGTCACTGCCCAGAAGGATCTCTACTACGAGGAGCTGAGAAACAAGCCCTCGGTTTCGGGAATGGCTTCGCTTGGTAATGCTCTGGCCATGGTTCAGTttgatggagaaggaggagataCTGATGCTGtagaagaagaggtggtcACCCTTGACCCTACCATTCACACACATCTTCTGCAAGCCCTCTTGACACGTGGAATCATGGAGCCCTCTTTTTTCATCCTTTCCAAGTTCCCGTGGCTTCCTGGTGCCTTCCCCTTGGTGTCCAGACTCATCTACCGGCTGTTTGAGGGCGGCTTGTCACCTCTCTACGACGCATACAGACCGTTTGAAGAAGTGAATGAGCTTACACAGGTCAAAAAGCTTCCCTCTCAGTCTAACGACTCTGTTCTTACAACTCCGCGACCCCGAGTGGGTATGTCGCAACCCTGTATATATCCCTTCGACAGTGAAGGCGGAGAGACTCGATTTTTCGACACTACCGACAGTTGGAAAGAAGCTGTGGTTCccgtcaacaacaaggaaGAGTTGATGGATCAATCTAAGCGACTAATCGGCTTGACAGGACCGCATTTGTGCTACAATCTTCGTCTGTTTGCAAAGCTGTGCAGAATCGCTACCGCCTGTCTATCACAGGACCCCTCCTGGTGGTACGACTACCTACGGCTGTTCATTTTACCATCTGTAGCCCTCATTTCCACCAATCCTCTTGCTCTTGCTGAGGTATTCAAGGTGGTGAAACAGTTTCCCGCAGATGTGCGGTTCCGGCTCTATGGAGAATGGAACTTTGGCATCCTCAAAAGCTGTCCCGAGCTGCGCATTGCAACTTTGAACACGGAAAAAGAGACGAAACGGGTGCTGAAGCGGCTGAGTAAGCAGAATGTTCGTGAGATGATGCGTAAGCTGGCGAAAATCAGCTACGCGAACCCTCTGCCCACATTCACGGCTTTTGTCTCACAGGTTGAATCGTACGACAATCTGTCTGATCTTGTGGTCGAAGCCGCTAAATACTTTACAGATCTTGGATGGGACGCTCTACCGTTTGTGATCATTCTCCAGCTCACATCTAGTGGTCgagatactgtacagaaaGACGGTCTGAACGACAGAAAGTGGTTGCAGAGTCTCGCACACTTCACGGGCCGGCTTTGCAGTCGATACTCTGTCATGATGGACTGCTGGCCCATTTTCGATCTGCTCATCAAGCAGCTTCATTGCCAGGATTCGTCAATGTTGGTTGTGCTGAGAGAGATTCTGGTTTCCATGACTGGAGTagctcagcagcagaacatTTCACCCGAGCAGGCCCTCAATCTCGGCTTTTCTCCTCAGCTGAAGTACTCAGTCTTCAAGGTAATTGGTGATAGTCgtctggacaaggagaagccaGCCAACCGACTTTTCAACACTCTTGGAGGACAGCGGGCACTGGAGCTATTCATTCTTCTTGCCCAGACCCAGCAGAAACTCGCATTCTTACCTGACAACAGTTCTGTTCATCAAAAGGTTCTTGCTCTGCGTCACGATGAGGTCACCGGAGTGCTGAACCAGTACATCGAGGCTGTTACATGGTTCGTAAAGCCGCTAGAAAAGTTTGCAGCGACGTTTGCCTCAGTGGTTGACCTAGTCACCAAGTACGACGTGTCTCCAGCATATGCGTTTGCTCTGTGGCGGCCAATGTTGAGCCAGCAGATCAAGTCCGACCCTTCCGTGCTTAAAAGTCTCCGAGACGGCCTTCCATCTCCTGAACACATTTCTCCCTCGCTTTATGTGACCTTCTGGCAGTTGTCACTCTACGATATTTACTACGACCACGGAGTCTATGAAGCTGAGCTTGCTCGTCTGagcaagtccaagaagagcagcaATGCTGGAGAACTGGCTGACGAAGATAAGACACACACTCTGCACAATATGAAGACCAAGATTCGTCTTTCAGCCGAAAAAGACTCTTATTTCCCCTGTGAAATGGACATCGCATCCGACGGAGCCAAGATTCTGCGTAAGATGCAGATTTCTGAGCTTCTGGCTTCCTGTGTGCTTCCTCGAGCCATTCTGTCAGCTGTGGATGCTTTGTACTCTGCTCACTTTGTCATTACTCTTCATCAGCTTGGAACCCTCAACTTTTCGACTTTGGGCGTTCTCGACCAGATCTTCAACTCCCAGCTGCTTGTCCCAACATTGTACACGTGCACAGCTGGCGAGACCGAAAACCTGGGCTTATTCTACCACGAGATTCTTGCCATTCTCAACTCCTGGCGtgccaagcccgaggagtACGTGGCTGAGGGTCTCGGAGGTCTGACGGGCACCTCTGGGGAGGCTGCTGGAACATACCGATTCCCAGGCTTCCGACTGGCTTACGGTATTGGAGAtaacaagaaggaaaacaTGCTGGACCATGACATGCTGAGAACCGTGGTGGAAAAGTGGCACCGAAAAATCCACATCACTGTTGCGGAGTGCCTCTCCCGAGACGACTACATGAGCCGTCGTAAcgccatcatcttcttgcGGTCTGTTGTGGGCGAGTTCCCTCTTGTGGCGGGCCATGGTGTTGATGTGTCCAAGAGATTGGAAAAGATTGCCAAGACAGAGACACGAGAAGACATCAAGCTGGCTGCGCTAAGTTTGcttggccacgtgacccgaaCAGAGGTGTCGTGGATCGAGGTCTACGATTTCAAGCCCATGAAAGAGGAGGATCGTAAGGTCGAAATGGCCAAGGCTAATAAGCGGGTTATGGCTCGCAagaaggccattgaggatgccaaggagaaggctgcaCTTGATGTGGAGCGCCGAGAGAaggagtcacgtgaatctGCCAAGCCTGAGGCGCGTGACGCTCAACGtgattcacgtgacctggaCAAGGCCCGTGATGTGGAGTCTCGGGTTTCCTCAGCTCGGTCTTCTCGTGCCACTTCCCCTCGACGAGAGCGGGAGCGAGAACGGGAGCGAGAGCGGGAGCAGCGCAACAAGGAGCGTATCCGTGATCGAGAGCGGGATCCTAGAGATTCTAGAGACCTGCGTGATCCACGTGATGGACGTGATAGCCGGGATGCCCGagattcacgtgatggaCGTGAAAGCCGAGATGGGCGTGATGCCCGTGAGGGTCGCGATTCCCGTGATGGTCGCGATTCCCGTGACTCTAGAGACTCTAGAGACTCCAGGGACTCGCGAGATTCGCGAGAGTCGGACCGGAAGCGACGTCGAggcaaggaggagcctgcTTCGCTTCCCGCCAAGCCTCCTGTTCGCCCTCGAGGCGACGGTGGTAGTTCGCGTGACGGAAGCTCTCGTGATGGTAGCTCCAGAGACCAGCCCCCACGTGACGTTCCCGTCCGGGATGCGCCTCGGCGATTTGGAGATTCGGAGAACCTCTCCATTGAATCTCGTATGAGCAGGCGAGCAGGTGGTGGCGAGTCTGACACTGTTCCGCCTCCCCCACCTCCTCCCAGTGGTCCTCGAAGCTCACGTGAACGAGAGCGTGAGGCGCGAGCTCGAGAGCGAGAAAGAGATGCAGCCTCCGGAGCTATTCCCTCTCGACCGGCTCGGGATCGAGAACGCGAACGTGATCAGCGCAACAAGGAGCGTGAAAATGACCGTGAGCGAGACCGACGTCGAGCCGAGGATCCCAACAGGATTCAGATTGGGCGTGCTGTGCGAGAGacgagaggaggagtaaGTGGAAGCGGAGGAAGTGCTGGTAGTGGAAGTGGCTCGTCCAGAGATGCTGCATCTAGAGACAGTGCATCCAGAGATGGTCCCTCCAGAGACGGTTCTTCGCGGGACAACGGatcttcacgtgaccctgGGTCTCGAGACTCCTCGTCGAGGGACAACGGCTCGTCGTCCCGTTCGTGGAACAGAGAGCCTCCTCGAGAGCCTCGTCGGGGTTCTTCCAATGGTGATGGACGGTTCTCGTCTCGAAAGCATTCGTCATCTACCCAGGACGACTCTCGGGGAGAGAAGCGACGTCGAATGGGTAGATAG